The following coding sequences lie in one Streptomyces sp. NBC_01224 genomic window:
- a CDS encoding ParB/RepB/Spo0J family partition protein has protein sequence MKSHKIRKSPKSDPQSRGSNGRSCGGRYEGVAGATAGPQRGVQPRVNFPEQHRGKSAPPASVSPALVAENPENPRREFDEEYLDSLARNMREVGQIQTATVMTRLAFLVAHPEHQEAVPTDHEYVVIDGHCRLRAARKAGIDLRITVDDSSAGTREDLLAAALSANHFRKDLTPIEEAEAIEALVAFHGSAAAVVTVLGGTVNDSWISTRRALLKLPEPIQQRVAAKEVPIAIARKAGTLPREKQTAFVEAKMAERKVEQARKPKPVRGRAAAAIKKDQPQHSPAAAASTETLPQTERAPSTAAPTQQSVPEPRVESPAPDGPDAPVDWTNPDAVIAVILERCPADAVHMVVQGLLHTL, from the coding sequence GTGAAGAGCCACAAGATTCGCAAGTCGCCGAAAAGCGACCCTCAGAGCAGGGGTTCAAACGGCCGATCTTGCGGTGGCCGGTATGAAGGGGTGGCGGGAGCTACCGCAGGCCCTCAGAGGGGCGTACAGCCGCGCGTCAACTTCCCAGAACAGCACCGAGGTAAGAGCGCTCCCCCGGCTTCCGTTTCACCCGCCCTTGTCGCGGAGAACCCGGAGAACCCCAGGCGGGAGTTCGACGAGGAGTATCTGGACAGCCTGGCTCGGAATATGCGGGAAGTCGGGCAGATCCAGACGGCTACCGTCATGACGCGCCTGGCCTTTCTTGTTGCTCACCCTGAGCACCAAGAGGCCGTTCCCACTGACCACGAGTACGTCGTCATCGACGGCCACTGCCGACTCAGGGCAGCGCGCAAAGCTGGCATCGACCTGCGCATCACGGTCGACGACTCGTCGGCAGGCACCCGGGAAGACCTCCTCGCTGCGGCCCTCAGCGCGAACCACTTCCGTAAGGATCTGACGCCGATCGAGGAAGCCGAGGCCATCGAAGCCTTGGTGGCATTCCACGGAAGTGCTGCCGCAGTCGTAACGGTCCTCGGAGGGACGGTCAACGACTCTTGGATCTCCACCCGGCGCGCGCTCCTCAAGTTGCCGGAACCGATCCAACAGCGCGTCGCGGCCAAGGAGGTGCCTATCGCGATCGCGCGTAAGGCGGGCACCCTCCCCCGTGAGAAGCAGACCGCCTTCGTCGAAGCCAAGATGGCGGAGCGCAAAGTTGAACAGGCGCGGAAGCCGAAGCCAGTCAGGGGCCGGGCCGCCGCTGCTATCAAGAAGGATCAGCCTCAGCACTCCCCCGCTGCGGCGGCTTCCACGGAGACGTTGCCCCAGACTGAGAGGGCACCGAGCACCGCAGCGCCAACGCAGCAGAGCGTTCCGGAACCGCGCGTCGAGTCGCCAGCCCCCGACGGGCCTGATGCTCCGGTCGATTGGACGAACCCCGATGCCGTTATTGCTGTCATCCTGGAGCGTTGCCCAGCCGACGCAGTACACATGGTTGTCCAAGGCCTACTCCACACCCTCTGA
- a CDS encoding HIT family protein: MVDDWRMDRIGSALRGENPAVLRRLDAGFAVIGDVQFLPGYSVLLVDDPKVERLSDLPKAKRLAFLSDMDQLGEAVERASRRMDAAFRRVNLEILGNTDGFLHAHVWPRFEWEPTELVRMPVWLYPRDSWSDKESALGPQHDPLRKVIGDELDRLRSAN, translated from the coding sequence ATGGTTGATGACTGGCGGATGGACCGGATCGGGAGTGCTCTGCGAGGCGAAAACCCCGCGGTGCTGAGGCGCTTGGACGCGGGGTTCGCGGTGATCGGCGATGTGCAGTTCCTGCCGGGTTACTCGGTCCTCCTGGTGGACGATCCCAAGGTGGAGAGGCTGTCGGACTTGCCCAAGGCCAAGCGGCTGGCCTTCCTGTCCGACATGGACCAGCTCGGAGAAGCAGTCGAGCGAGCATCCCGTCGCATGGATGCGGCATTCCGACGGGTGAATCTGGAGATCCTGGGCAACACTGACGGGTTCTTGCACGCGCACGTATGGCCACGCTTCGAGTGGGAGCCGACCGAGTTGGTGCGTATGCCGGTGTGGCTCTATCCCCGCGACAGCTGGTCCGACAAGGAGTCCGCACTCGGTCCGCAGCACGACCCGTTGCGTAAGGTGATCGGGGACGAGCTGGACCGTCTGCGCTCGGCAAACTGA
- a CDS encoding class I SAM-dependent methyltransferase, with the protein MPDLSYLAAVRESYDTVASDYFEQVKPPAELDPLSRGMLNVFAEVVRTAGLGPVADLGCGPGKVTAYLAERQVPAFGIDLSPAMVELARSAHPDLRFSVGSMTSLPIEDDHLGGILAYYSTHHTPPTLLPVVFGEFHRTLAPGGCLMLAGHVGADQHLRPAQAYGGHPVSYESYLLPPDRIAELLKQAGLVLTARLVEEPSEGAERTFATFLAHKPERP; encoded by the coding sequence ATGCCTGATCTCTCCTACCTCGCCGCCGTCCGGGAGTCGTACGACACTGTCGCCTCCGACTACTTCGAACAGGTCAAGCCTCCGGCGGAGCTGGATCCGCTGTCCCGAGGGATGCTGAACGTCTTTGCAGAGGTGGTGCGAACGGCCGGCCTCGGGCCCGTCGCCGACCTGGGATGCGGGCCCGGCAAAGTCACGGCCTACCTTGCCGAGCGGCAAGTGCCTGCGTTCGGCATAGACCTATCGCCCGCCATGGTCGAGCTGGCCCGTAGTGCCCACCCAGATCTACGTTTCAGCGTCGGCTCGATGACCTCGCTCCCGATCGAGGACGACCACCTCGGCGGCATCCTCGCGTACTACTCCACCCACCACACCCCACCGACGTTGCTGCCCGTGGTGTTCGGCGAGTTCCACCGCACTCTCGCACCAGGCGGCTGTTTGATGCTGGCCGGCCACGTAGGGGCCGACCAACATCTACGTCCCGCACAGGCATACGGCGGTCATCCGGTGTCTTACGAGTCCTATCTGCTGCCGCCTGATCGGATTGCCGAACTCCTGAAGCAGGCCGGGCTCGTCCTCACCGCACGTCTGGTGGAGGAACCCAGCGAAGGGGCTGAGAGGACTTTCGCTACCTTTCTTGCCCATAAGCCCGAACGGCCATGA
- a CDS encoding PP2C family protein-serine/threonine phosphatase, with protein sequence MSSGPDTAVDENRLEELIIKAQTALPVELPALANRCASALGLDTALIYLVDLQQQLLIPLDEALEPLPVDRSPAGWAYRTVSPRVAEADDGLILWMPLVDGAERLGVLAVRTASLDKVRMRRSRMLAHLFAMLITSKRAYSDWLAARTRTATMRLPAEMLRAFLPPCTIGSSRCVSTAVLEPAYDIAGDAFDHSVVKNILHTMILDAMGHDLTAGLTTSVAMAAARNARRGGADLADVVGFVDQALAQWLPDHFCTGVLCRLDAETGVLRWVNCGHPPPLLIRGERVLARALDSPPQPPIGLAGPLAPAARQVHEATLEPGDCVLLYTDGVVEARDADGAEFGLDRFTDFIIRSSSAGQRPAEVLRLLIHAILDYQCNQLRDDVTILLFEWRPQHR encoded by the coding sequence GTGTCCTCCGGTCCCGACACCGCCGTCGACGAGAATCGGCTGGAAGAGCTGATCATCAAGGCGCAGACTGCCCTGCCAGTCGAACTGCCCGCCTTGGCGAACCGGTGCGCCTCCGCCTTGGGCCTGGACACCGCGTTGATCTACCTCGTCGACCTGCAACAACAGCTGCTCATCCCACTCGACGAGGCTTTGGAGCCGCTGCCGGTGGACCGCTCGCCGGCCGGCTGGGCGTACCGCACGGTCTCCCCGCGGGTGGCCGAGGCCGACGACGGCTTGATCCTCTGGATGCCTCTGGTCGATGGTGCGGAGCGGCTGGGCGTGCTGGCGGTGCGGACCGCCTCGCTCGACAAGGTGCGGATGCGCCGCAGCCGGATGCTGGCCCATCTGTTCGCCATGCTGATCACCTCCAAGCGGGCCTACAGCGACTGGCTCGCCGCCCGCACCCGCACTGCGACCATGCGGTTGCCCGCCGAGATGCTGCGGGCCTTCCTGCCACCCTGCACCATCGGCAGCAGCAGGTGCGTATCGACCGCGGTCCTGGAACCGGCGTACGACATCGCTGGCGACGCCTTCGACCACTCGGTGGTCAAGAACATCCTGCACACCATGATCCTCGATGCCATGGGTCACGATCTGACCGCCGGCCTGACCACTTCGGTCGCCATGGCGGCGGCGCGCAACGCCCGCCGGGGCGGTGCTGACCTGGCCGACGTCGTCGGCTTCGTCGACCAGGCGCTCGCCCAGTGGCTGCCCGACCACTTCTGCACCGGTGTGTTGTGTCGGCTCGACGCCGAGACCGGGGTGCTGCGCTGGGTCAATTGCGGTCACCCCCCACCGCTGCTGATCCGTGGCGAGCGGGTGCTCGCCCGGGCGCTGGACAGCCCCCCACAGCCGCCGATCGGCCTGGCTGGTCCACTCGCCCCGGCAGCCCGGCAAGTCCACGAGGCGACCCTGGAACCGGGCGATTGCGTCCTGCTCTACACCGACGGCGTCGTGGAGGCTCGCGACGCGGACGGTGCGGAGTTCGGCCTTGACCGGTTCACTGACTTCATCATCCGCTCCTCCTCGGCCGGACAGCGCCCGGCCGAGGTGCTGCGGCTGCTCATCCACGCCATCCTCGATTACCAGTGCAACCAACTGCGGGACGATGTGACCATCCTGCTCTTCGAATGGCGTCCGCAGCATCGGTGA
- a CDS encoding ParA family protein: MSSPATSGDREKVVSKLPGWLRQNLKIRAAQHGVEIQTAVEQGVGDWITLAATPSPVDTSGADSFSTFLPPGQWDTFRACAADRRLSLTQGLAQSVHLWLEKNPAPTAQRAKHPRRRITCNQKGGVGKTAVAAGLGEALAEDPDSLHPVRISKHFAAQLSETSTEDPLEVEDLPGLGHRTLLVDFDPQRHLTKQLGQQEIPMSSDIDSLSKHMSGEAKGDIRDLIVPIEDDRYGGRLDLLPGCQDGFLLDVALSKVRFREAALERALAPIEPFYDEIIVDCPPSLGLSMDAAIYYGRRREDEDPGSSGALIVVQAEDSSADAYDLLITQIEDLRSDMGIEIDYLGIVVNLYDPRRGFIATSSLEAWIGIKDPKVVAVIGDLTDQRKAVRLKQPLLSFAPRGEQSVTMRALARAVS, encoded by the coding sequence ATGAGTTCTCCAGCCACTTCTGGCGACCGCGAGAAGGTCGTCTCCAAACTGCCGGGATGGCTCCGGCAGAACCTCAAGATCAGAGCGGCACAGCACGGGGTCGAGATCCAAACCGCTGTCGAACAGGGCGTCGGGGACTGGATCACCCTCGCCGCCACACCCAGCCCCGTGGACACCTCGGGTGCCGACTCGTTCTCCACGTTTCTCCCGCCTGGGCAATGGGACACGTTCCGGGCCTGTGCCGCGGACCGACGCCTCTCCCTCACGCAGGGACTTGCCCAGTCGGTACATCTTTGGCTGGAGAAGAACCCGGCACCCACCGCACAACGCGCCAAGCATCCGCGGCGCCGCATCACCTGCAACCAGAAGGGCGGCGTAGGGAAGACCGCCGTGGCAGCTGGCCTCGGAGAGGCGCTGGCCGAGGACCCTGATTCGCTCCATCCGGTACGGATCTCCAAGCACTTCGCCGCCCAGCTGAGCGAGACCTCGACTGAGGATCCCCTAGAGGTCGAAGACCTTCCCGGCCTCGGCCATCGCACGCTGTTGGTGGACTTCGACCCGCAGCGCCACCTCACCAAGCAGCTGGGCCAACAAGAAATCCCGATGTCCTCGGACATCGACAGTCTCAGCAAGCACATGTCAGGCGAGGCGAAGGGTGACATCCGCGACCTCATCGTGCCGATCGAAGACGACCGATACGGTGGCCGACTCGACTTGCTCCCAGGCTGCCAGGACGGCTTTCTGCTGGATGTTGCCCTCTCGAAAGTCCGCTTCCGGGAAGCCGCCCTCGAGCGCGCGTTGGCCCCGATCGAGCCCTTCTACGACGAGATCATCGTGGACTGCCCGCCCAGCCTTGGCCTCAGCATGGATGCGGCGATCTACTACGGACGCCGCCGCGAGGATGAGGATCCTGGCAGCTCCGGCGCTCTCATCGTGGTCCAGGCCGAGGACAGCAGCGCCGACGCCTACGACCTCCTCATCACCCAGATCGAAGATCTCCGCTCCGACATGGGCATCGAGATCGACTATCTCGGCATCGTCGTCAATCTCTACGACCCACGTCGGGGCTTCATCGCCACATCGTCGCTGGAGGCCTGGATCGGCATAAAGGATCCGAAGGTCGTCGCCGTCATCGGGGATCTGACCGACCAACGAAAGGCCGTCAGGTTGAAACAGCCATTGCTCTCGTTCGCTCCGCGTGGGGAGCAGTCCGTCACCATGCGCGCTCTCGCCAGGGCGGTGTCATGA
- a CDS encoding ParB/RepB/Spo0J family partition protein → MSNRVADQLGTGASFSRARGGVSARRQAVAATTGAPTTGAPDSRLRTLPLGQLVPTRFNPRRNFGTEEDLREFGLKLKKKQLQPAVAVTRQAYLALWPGEADSVGSAVYVIANGERRYRASKAAGLPTVEVVVDDEVAKSRADFLDAVLAENNDREDLDPVERALGIRTMVEELGGKAKVAEHYGKSGGWVTQQMYLLDLAPTLQELVSSGELPVRETRTLVKLPTDQQVAAWQARSAEREEDKAQPKAPRKKRPAGLDAAQPPSDAEKGFTAVKRTVSANSSFATPAERETDESVREDAAAGAQGFTAVKPWETSIPDPRWTRSDSDQPEVILPTLDPADLAELVIAQMTPDARKKLTTLLITYNSSEVDQRGKVRDGPAA, encoded by the coding sequence ATGAGCAACCGTGTAGCCGATCAGTTGGGAACAGGCGCTTCCTTCAGCAGGGCCCGCGGTGGCGTCAGCGCGCGCCGTCAGGCCGTCGCCGCGACAACCGGTGCTCCCACCACAGGCGCCCCCGACAGCCGTCTGCGGACGCTGCCACTCGGCCAGTTGGTCCCGACTCGTTTCAACCCCCGTCGCAACTTCGGTACCGAAGAGGACCTGCGTGAGTTCGGGCTGAAGCTGAAGAAGAAGCAGCTGCAGCCAGCCGTGGCTGTCACCAGGCAGGCGTACCTTGCCCTGTGGCCGGGAGAGGCTGACAGCGTCGGCAGCGCCGTCTACGTCATCGCCAACGGCGAGCGGCGCTACCGCGCGTCCAAGGCAGCTGGTCTGCCGACGGTGGAGGTTGTCGTCGATGACGAGGTGGCCAAGTCACGGGCTGACTTCCTGGATGCCGTCCTCGCGGAGAACAACGACCGGGAGGATCTCGATCCGGTCGAGCGTGCCCTCGGTATCAGGACGATGGTCGAAGAGCTCGGCGGCAAAGCCAAGGTCGCAGAGCACTACGGCAAGTCAGGCGGGTGGGTGACGCAGCAGATGTATCTGCTCGACCTGGCGCCAACGCTGCAGGAACTCGTCAGTTCCGGAGAGCTGCCTGTACGTGAGACACGAACACTGGTGAAGCTGCCGACCGATCAGCAGGTGGCAGCGTGGCAAGCCCGGTCCGCTGAGCGAGAGGAGGACAAGGCCCAGCCGAAGGCGCCGCGGAAGAAGCGGCCTGCTGGGCTCGATGCCGCGCAGCCCCCCTCGGATGCGGAAAAAGGCTTTACCGCGGTAAAGCGCACCGTCTCAGCCAACAGCAGCTTCGCTACTCCTGCCGAGCGTGAGACTGACGAGTCGGTGCGTGAGGATGCGGCGGCTGGCGCCCAGGGCTTTACCGCGGTAAAGCCCTGGGAGACTTCGATCCCCGATCCACGGTGGACTCGCTCGGATAGCGACCAGCCTGAGGTAATCCTGCCGACGCTGGATCCGGCCGACCTCGCGGAGTTGGTCATCGCACAGATGACTCCGGACGCTCGGAAGAAGCTGACGACTCTATTGATCACGTACAACAGCTCGGAGGTCGACCAACGCGGCAAGGTCCGGGACGGCCCAGCGGCCTGA
- a CDS encoding winged helix-turn-helix transcriptional regulator, producing the protein MREGAQLTQAEAGNRYEVFHTDCPARDVVDHVTSRWGIWVLISLRSTDLRFYELRDSIQGISEKMLAQTLRALVQDDLVWRKVEPTTPPQVTYGLTGFGQDVGAPLTDLFDRITQRLAAGGASATERLSATGQAKQLTTPGPQQLRHLDDEP; encoded by the coding sequence GTGAGGGAAGGTGCGCAGCTGACGCAGGCCGAGGCGGGCAATCGGTATGAGGTGTTTCACACTGACTGCCCTGCGCGCGACGTGGTCGACCACGTGACGAGCAGGTGGGGTATCTGGGTGCTGATCTCCTTGCGGAGCACCGACCTTCGGTTTTACGAGCTGCGCGACAGCATCCAGGGCATCAGCGAGAAGATGCTCGCTCAGACACTGCGCGCACTGGTCCAGGACGACCTGGTCTGGCGGAAGGTCGAGCCGACGACGCCACCCCAAGTCACCTACGGGCTGACTGGGTTCGGCCAGGACGTCGGTGCGCCACTGACGGACTTGTTCGACCGGATCACACAGCGGCTCGCAGCCGGCGGGGCGTCCGCCACAGAGCGGCTGAGCGCAACAGGTCAAGCGAAGCAGCTGACCACCCCAGGCCCTCAACAGCTTCGTCATCTCGACGACGAACCCTGA
- a CDS encoding SDR family oxidoreductase has translation MIVVTGATGNVGRPLTQALANAGEQVTAVSRHAAALPDGVRHVPADLAEPQGLTPALDGAKALFLLLSGDLHTPEARPTDIIDLAAASRVRRVVLLSSQGVATRPLGPSRIAMRAVEEALRESGLDWAVLRPGGFASNAFAWAESVRTQGTVAAPFGDVGVPIVDPADIAEVAAACLLDDRHTGGTFELTGPEVITPRQQAKAIAAALGSPVRFHELTREEAKAAMTRFVPPELADDTLDIISAPNPAELRTSSDVERVLGHAPRRFNDWVARNIAAFR, from the coding sequence ATGATCGTGGTGACCGGAGCTACCGGGAATGTGGGCCGGCCTTTGACGCAGGCCCTGGCCAACGCGGGCGAGCAGGTGACGGCGGTGTCACGGCACGCGGCGGCACTGCCGGACGGGGTCCGGCACGTGCCGGCTGACTTGGCCGAGCCGCAGGGCCTCACCCCCGCTTTGGACGGGGCGAAGGCGCTGTTCCTCCTGCTGTCCGGCGACCTGCACACCCCCGAAGCCAGGCCGACCGACATTATCGACCTGGCCGCTGCCAGCAGGGTCCGCCGAGTCGTCCTGCTGTCTTCGCAGGGCGTGGCGACCAGGCCGCTCGGCCCGTCGCGGATCGCGATGCGCGCGGTGGAGGAGGCGTTGAGAGAGTCCGGCCTGGACTGGGCCGTCCTACGACCGGGCGGCTTCGCCTCCAACGCCTTCGCGTGGGCGGAGTCCGTCCGCACGCAAGGGACGGTCGCCGCACCCTTCGGCGATGTCGGGGTTCCGATCGTCGACCCGGCGGACATCGCCGAGGTCGCGGCGGCCTGCCTGCTGGACGACCGGCACACCGGCGGAACCTTCGAGCTAACCGGGCCCGAGGTGATCACGCCCCGTCAGCAAGCAAAGGCCATCGCCGCCGCGCTCGGCTCGCCGGTGCGGTTCCACGAACTCACCCGTGAGGAGGCCAAGGCCGCGATGACCCGGTTCGTGCCGCCGGAGCTCGCCGACGACACCTTGGACATCATCTCCGCCCCGAACCCCGCCGAACTGCGGACCAGCTCGGACGTGGAACGAGTCCTCGGTCACGCTCCGCGCCGTTTCAACGACTGGGTCGCGCGTAACATCGCCGCTTTTCGCTGA
- a CDS encoding PIG-L family deacetylase, whose product MTDRPLTLMAVHAHPDDEATGTGGVLARYAAEGIRTVLVTCTDGGCGDGPGGVKPGDPGHDPAAVALMRRQELEASCDVLKVSDLEMLDYADSGMTGWPSNDAPGSFWQTPVEEGADRLAELMRHYRPDVVVTYDENGFYGHPDHIQAHRITMAALEMTALTPKVYWTTMPRSMMQRFGETVREFHEDMPEPDPAEAAAMAEIGLPDDEITTWVDTIAFSGQKFDALAAHASQGENIFFLKMGKERFGELMGMETFVRVKDATGAAIPENDLFAGLR is encoded by the coding sequence ATGACTGACCGGCCCTTGACGCTCATGGCAGTACACGCCCACCCCGACGACGAGGCCACCGGAACCGGAGGGGTCCTCGCGCGGTACGCGGCGGAAGGTATCCGCACGGTTCTCGTGACGTGTACCGACGGCGGTTGCGGTGACGGACCGGGGGGTGTCAAGCCGGGCGATCCCGGGCACGATCCGGCGGCGGTCGCCTTGATGCGCCGTCAAGAACTTGAGGCGAGCTGTGACGTCCTGAAGGTCAGCGATCTGGAGATGCTGGACTATGCCGACTCCGGGATGACGGGCTGGCCGAGCAACGACGCCCCCGGATCCTTCTGGCAGACCCCCGTAGAGGAAGGCGCCGACCGACTTGCGGAACTCATGCGGCACTACCGGCCCGATGTCGTCGTCACCTACGACGAGAACGGCTTCTACGGCCACCCCGACCACATCCAGGCCCACCGCATCACGATGGCGGCGCTGGAGATGACCGCGCTGACACCGAAGGTGTACTGGACGACGATGCCCCGCTCGATGATGCAGCGGTTCGGGGAGACCGTGCGCGAGTTTCATGAGGACATGCCGGAGCCGGATCCTGCCGAGGCCGCCGCGATGGCCGAGATCGGCCTCCCCGACGATGAGATCACCACGTGGGTGGACACCATCGCATTCAGCGGTCAGAAGTTCGACGCGTTGGCCGCGCACGCCAGTCAGGGCGAGAACATCTTCTTCCTCAAGATGGGCAAGGAGAGGTTCGGCGAGTTGATGGGCATGGAGACCTTCGTACGTGTCAAGGACGCCACCGGCGCGGCCATACCCGAGAACGATCTCTTCGCCGGACTGCGCTGA
- a CDS encoding TetR/AcrR family transcriptional regulator — protein sequence MSVQERKQRERAERERLIVATARELAEQQGWDAVTTRRLAERIEYSQPVLYSHFRGKREIIGAVALEGAAEMAAAVRAATSAADGPRERVAALAHAYLDFAARNPAVYDALFQLDGGLAYAQEDTPEPLKDAFAALLESLGEVAGDGVHPGLFTEVFWASLHGLATLTRAGRLLPEDAAQRVKLLVDRLAVV from the coding sequence ATGTCGGTACAGGAACGCAAGCAGCGCGAACGGGCAGAGCGCGAACGCCTCATCGTGGCAACGGCCCGCGAACTCGCCGAGCAGCAGGGCTGGGACGCGGTCACCACCCGCCGGCTCGCCGAGCGCATCGAATACAGCCAGCCCGTCCTCTACAGCCACTTCCGCGGCAAGCGCGAGATCATCGGCGCCGTCGCCCTCGAAGGCGCCGCGGAGATGGCCGCGGCGGTGCGTGCCGCGACCTCCGCCGCGGACGGCCCGCGCGAGCGGGTCGCCGCCCTGGCCCACGCCTACCTCGACTTCGCCGCACGCAACCCGGCGGTCTACGACGCCTTGTTCCAGCTCGACGGCGGCCTGGCGTACGCGCAGGAGGACACCCCGGAACCTCTCAAGGACGCCTTCGCCGCGCTGCTGGAGAGCCTGGGCGAGGTCGCCGGGGACGGCGTCCACCCGGGGCTGTTCACCGAGGTGTTCTGGGCGTCCCTGCACGGCCTTGCGACCCTGACCCGGGCGGGACGGCTGCTGCCGGAGGACGCCGCGCAGAGGGTGAAGCTGCTGGTGGACCGGCTCGCCGTGGTCTGA
- a CDS encoding DUF1772 domain-containing protein — protein sequence MLNALEVVTTVIVGVMVGVEFSVAFVINPILNALPEDSGQLGHAHGGRMLGAVMPVWYIGSLVLVAVWAIAGWHHHGTGLVVTAGALLALSVIMSLLLLVPINNRNKTWTPENRPADWKEQMNRWDRYHYVRVAVIIAAFALLVAALT from the coding sequence ATGCTTAACGCACTCGAGGTCGTCACCACCGTGATCGTCGGCGTGATGGTGGGCGTGGAGTTCTCCGTCGCCTTCGTCATCAACCCGATCCTCAACGCACTCCCCGAGGACAGTGGCCAACTCGGCCACGCCCACGGGGGCCGGATGCTCGGCGCCGTGATGCCGGTCTGGTACATCGGCTCACTCGTCCTCGTCGCGGTCTGGGCCATCGCAGGATGGCACCACCACGGCACCGGCCTCGTCGTCACCGCCGGCGCGCTGCTGGCCCTCAGCGTGATCATGTCGCTCCTGCTGCTCGTCCCGATCAACAACCGGAACAAGACGTGGACCCCCGAGAACCGGCCCGCCGACTGGAAGGAGCAGATGAACCGCTGGGACCGCTACCACTACGTCCGTGTCGCCGTCATCATCGCCGCCTTCGCCCTGCTCGTCGCCGCCCTCACCTGA
- a CDS encoding DUF4267 domain-containing protein — protein sequence MSLKKINTVLAAAFILFILWFGAEFILSPGTTASGFGLPSWPSGDGDGFLIIKGIRDVVLALVLGILLVTGHRRALGWALLVEALAAYGDMATVLAHHGSVATALGVHGLTATLMVVNGLLIMRETRKIAAAPTAPVPQPV from the coding sequence ATGTCGCTGAAGAAGATCAACACCGTCCTGGCCGCCGCCTTCATCCTCTTCATCCTCTGGTTCGGGGCGGAGTTCATCCTGAGCCCGGGGACGACAGCGTCGGGCTTCGGCCTGCCGAGCTGGCCGTCCGGCGACGGCGACGGCTTCCTGATCATCAAGGGAATCCGCGACGTCGTCTTGGCCCTGGTCCTGGGCATCCTGCTGGTGACGGGCCACCGCCGGGCGCTGGGCTGGGCGCTGCTGGTGGAGGCCCTCGCCGCGTACGGCGACATGGCCACCGTGCTGGCCCACCACGGCTCCGTGGCCACCGCGCTCGGCGTCCACGGCCTGACCGCGACACTGATGGTGGTCAACGGCCTGCTGATAATGCGCGAGACCCGCAAGATCGCGGCCGCTCCGACGGCGCCCGTCCCGCAGCCCGTCTAA
- a CDS encoding DUF6225 family protein, translating into MQPDATQRPIAVGLERINPATGSGVPTTTPLPRSTPPIRTAGEGQNLPDDAPIHIGVAGDPGDFGGYRDFVIVEAHQVENWRPATSTAPERTETADALTLFAD; encoded by the coding sequence ATGCAACCGGACGCTACCCAGAGACCTATTGCAGTGGGGCTGGAACGGATCAACCCAGCCACCGGCAGCGGGGTGCCTACGACGACACCATTGCCGCGCTCAACGCCGCCGATCCGCACGGCCGGTGAGGGACAAAACCTGCCCGATGACGCGCCCATCCACATCGGCGTGGCAGGCGATCCCGGCGACTTCGGCGGATACCGAGACTTCGTCATCGTGGAGGCGCATCAGGTGGAGAACTGGCGGCCGGCCACCTCCACAGCGCCTGAACGTACCGAGACAGCGGACGCACTGACGCTGTTCGCCGACTGA
- a CDS encoding SDR family NAD(P)-dependent oxidoreductase, giving the protein MLRSHPSGARDRRAAFADLDDVRRTLETNLFGAWRTAQAFLPLLRRSAHPRLVNVSSESGSLERMSGGTPAYGVSEAALNVLTREGATLTIERPSDSLCRSPVAMGAWTASGLVDVFRPRDVSSGPPSERSTFCALCAVTRPGNVARSKEILGVNIEGAARVQIVRTEERP; this is encoded by the coding sequence ATGCTGCGAAGTCATCCTTCTGGAGCAAGGGACCGGCGCGCTGCCTTCGCCGACCTCGACGATGTCCGCCGCACCCTGGAGACCAACCTCTTCGGCGCCTGGCGGACCGCGCAGGCGTTCTTGCCGCTACTGCGCCGCTCAGCACACCCGCGCCTGGTGAACGTCTCCAGCGAGTCCGGTTCGCTGGAACGCATGTCCGGCGGAACCCCCGCCTACGGGGTCTCAGAGGCGGCCCTCAACGTCCTCACCCGAGAGGGCGCGACACTGACGATCGAGCGCCCCTCGGACTCACTGTGCCGCAGCCCCGTGGCCATGGGCGCGTGGACGGCGTCGGGCCTGGTCGACGTGTTCAGGCCCCGTGACGTCAGCTCTGGCCCGCCTTCCGAGAGATCGACTTTCTGCGCGCTCTGCGCAGTTACTCGGCCCGGCAACGTCGCGCGGTCGAAGGAGATCCTCGGCGTCAACATCGAGGGTGCTGCTCGGGTTCAGATCGTCCGCACCGAGGAGAGACCATGA